CAAGGCGCCTGCCTCCCCCTCCAAGGCACAGGAGAAGCAGATCCCCAGTCAGAAGGTATGTCTGAGACCAGCCTGGGTGCTGCGACGGTGTAAACTGAAAGACATGGTTAATTTTGTTATACACTTAATTTATTTGGATAATAAACTTGCAATTGGCATTTTGGCAGTATAGGTGCCTTCACAAACTTAGGAGTTAGTAAGACACATTCCTGAGGCTCTAAGGCAATATAGCTAAACTTTTGACAGATAGCCTTAAGTGTTCAGTATGGATTAAATCTAACCTAAGTCCTTTGCATTTGGAGAATAACAGGTATTGACTAGATGTGGCAATGTCTGTCACATTAAAGTTTTGAACATGTGCTGGATGTAGGTCCTGGTgacttaaaatattttattaaaggaGGTCGATGGAATGTATGTTTCTaacgtagttttgtttttctttctccagGAGGCGTTCTCCTTCACCAACTTCAGGTAgcagctcttcctcctcctcatctcGGTCACGGTCTCCCCCAAAGAAGCCAGTGAAGCGCATTTCCACAAGTCCGCCCCGCAAGCCTCGCCGATCGTCTCCTTCAGCTAGTCCCCCCAGGAGGAGGCACAGGTCACCCCCGCCTCCCAGCCCTCCTCCCAAGGGTCGCAGATCCTCTTCGCCTCAGCAGTCCAGCAGAGCAAGGAAGGGACGTGGTTCCCCTTCCCCTTCCAGAGCATCAGGTAAAATAACTTGCATCACAGTCTGTTTCACAAGTGTTGCTGAAATGACTAGCTTGGTAACATTGGGTCAACAGTACCTCGCATTTGCTTTTTATATAAGAATCCTATGCCATAGCAGCAAGACCAGTTTGACACCGCACCTTACTGTGCCCAGCACTGTTACTCCATacttccattttgttttaaagctcCAAAACGCAAAGCTGGTCTAAAGGATGAATCTCCTGTCCCAAAACCCAGAAGATCAGAACAATCAGAATctggttagtgtgtgtgtgtttattttttgtttggttatgaGCTAGTTAATGTTGCCAATGTTGTGGTCAAATTAGAATGTTTGGCTGAAGGGTGagattgtgtttctgtttcaatcCCTGCTATGGCCTTTCCCCCACCACTTCCATTGATAATCTTTTAATCGCGCATCAATTTCATTCCGTGTTTTGAAGTATTTCATGACTTACCAAAttgaaaccaaaaacaaaaaagcagaatATTGGAACAGTTCTCTATGCCCTATAGTCTATAAACAATGGTACAAGTGTTATAAATGCTCAAGGACAAATTCCTTTACATTACAGAAGATGATAAAGGTGGGAAGGGGGCTACAGCAGATTCTGTACAACAGAGACGTCAGTATCGCAGGCAGAATCAACAGTCTTCATCAGGTTGTTATATTTCGGTTTCTCTTTAAATGTTTACTAATCCCTCATGTGTCATGCTAGACTACCCGTTTAATTAAATTCTAGGTCCTGGGCTGCTTTTGTTCcttcaagtttttgttttaagtactcaTTCACATCAATGCTTTGCTTTTTGTTGTACAAAGATTGCAATAAGTTGGGGACTAATGGACCCCCACCACCATTACTTGTTCTAGCAAGTTAGATTGTCGTGGAATTAACGTGTTTACCTGTTTGTGGCCGTTTTATTTGTGTAGGACCTGTTCAAGGAAAGTGTCTAATTTACCAGATCTTTGTCACTTCTTTAGACACTGGATCATCTTCCTCTTCTGAAGATGAAAGGCCCAAAAAGTCAGCGGCGAGGAATGGGGATATCAAAAAGCGACGCCCTCGCTCGACTTCAAGGAGTTTGTCTCCTTCGAGGAGACGACAGAGAGATATGTCTCCCAGGTAAGTAGTTCCTTTTAATCGCAGGGAGAGTCTGAAAGCGGTTTTGTAAACTAATCATTGATCTGGTTAGTGACCTTAAACTCAGGGTAATTCCAGACAGTCTTCAGTAGAAACATGGATAATTCAGGGGTTGGAAATAAACTCCCATTGCGTTGCAGTTTGAACAATTCCTTTTTAAGTTTTCTGACATGGCTACCAAAGAAGCGGTGTGCATCAAATGGCTTCTTCAAACATGGAATAATGGTTCTTAATCATCCAATTGGTCCCATACTCACAAAATCAGTATCTTACTCTTGGATCTGGAGTATTTACAGATTTTAGTTAGACACTTAGAAAGCttgcaagattttaaaaaaaaaaaaaaaaaaaaaaaactcaaatggcTGACAGTGCTGTGCAATAGAAGCCTCATTTCCAGTCCTGTAGTGCTGATAAATTGTAGTTGTGATGGCTGGTTTTTGTTCTTTCTTGCTGCCAGGGTGCCTCTTGGAAAGAGATGGCAGTCACCAGTGGCTAAAAGGTTGGTTAGATTATagtatgctgtttatttttttgaagatTGCTACGTTTTGAGACGCAACTAAAGTGTTTTTTGGGGCTCCCAAGTAATACCATTATCTATAGCCTCTTGAGGAAAGAAATGGACTGAAAGCTAAGGGGATATGATCTTCGCATTAGCCTCCGTAAAAATGATAAAACTGCTTGaaaggaaaatgtttgttttttccaggtACTGGTATGCTATGGGAATATTTACTTCAGCAGTTTAAGCCTGTTATCTTTTAATGTAAAAGTTCAGCCATTGAGGCGTGCTCTAGGCAGGGCATTTTCTGTGAACTAGTAGCATAAGTAAATATGCTGTTCCCATCACactgaatatttataaatgcaggCTATGAATTTTAAATGGTATGAATATCGCCTGAATAGACGTGTGATTGTTCACCAGGCGAAGAAGAACCCCGTCTCCTCCAGGAAGACGCCGCCCTCCTTCCCCTCCTAGACGACGAAGATCTCCTTCACCTCCACCCAGACGCAGGCAAGTTCTCATTTAGAAACATGTGGCTTAGTTGATCAATACACTTTGACACTGGTTGAATATGTGACTGTACTGAATGACCAGATTGCCAACCTGTAGCAGCACTTTTGTACCTGCAACAAATCTGTATAAATGATTAGGTAATACTGATAGTTTTCTTTGGCAGACAAGAGAATATGCCatcatactcttttttttttttttttttgtgctactCTAGTTTGATTAATCTCTGGCTAAGCAGAGTAATGAAACACAGATTTATTGTTGCAATTCTTGCTTTCTAGGTCTCCATCACCCCCACCACGCAGGCGCTCTCCTTCTCCTCCAAGAAGATTCTCTCCCCCAATTCAGAGACGCtactctccctctccccctcctaaGCGAAGAGGGTCACCATCCCCGCCCCCAAAACGCAGAGCATCTCCTTCCCCAGTACCCAAGCGCAGAACCTCCAGATCCCCCCCTCCCAAACGCAGGGGCTCTCCTCCACTAAAGAGACATTCCCCCTCTCCTTTGCGACACAGGAGAAGTCCCCCTGCTGGCAGAGCAAACAGAGACACGCGCTCCCCTCCTCTTCAAAGCAAGTGCCTGTCGCCATCACCTGCTCCGCGGGGCAGGACTTTACGGGGGTCAGTGAGCCCACCTCCACGCAGAGGGACTTCCGGTACACCACCgcctcctcctccaccaccaccacagccGCAGAGGCGCCAGCAGTCTCCATCCCCGAGCACTAGACCCATTAGGAGAGTGTCCAGGACCCCAGAACCTAAGAAGACAAAGAAGTAAGAGGATTTCTTTCTTGAAGAAATGAGTGCATGATTAGTAAACCAATGTTTCATTTTAGCAACTGAAAGGGTcttgtttcatgtttatttttgttttagtaaatatTGAAAACCTCAACTGAgaagcttcctttttttttaaaaaaaaaaaaaaaaaaaaaaaaggaaagccacGGTGCCCATCCAGGAAacagttgtgtgtgttttaaaatgttgcacaaatcattgtatatttttgtattttgaccTTTCAGTAGTTAATTTGTCCTGTGCTTTTCATTTTCTAGGGCCTCACCAAGCCCTCAGCCTGTAAGGAGGGTGTCTTCAAGATCGGTTTCAGGATCTCCAGAACCTGCTCCAAAGAAGCACTCTGCTGCCCCAGCGTCCCGATCTCCGTCTCGCTCAGCTAGCAGAAGTCCACCCCCACCTGTCAAAAAGGCCAAGAGCGTGTCTCCCAGCCCATCTCCTGCAAAGGTATGTATATAAATCCTAACTCCATTTctatgtactatttttttttattattttttgaataatCAATAAGGATGTTTTGGGTCAAATATTTTATCTTgaagttctgttttttatttatttatttccccagaACTCTGATCAAGAAGCTggtggtaaaaagaaaaaaaagaagaaagataaGAAGCACAAGAAggacaaaaaacacaagaagcacaagaaacacaagaaagaaaaagcagcagcagcagcgacgACCGCTGCAGATGCAGAAACTACTGTCCCGGAACCTGAAGCAGAAGGGGATTCAGATCCCAAAAAGGTGAGATCCTTCAAATGAGTCCGGGATAACGGGGAGGGAGTATATATTGCTTGGTGTGCCAGGCTTAAtgaacaaatgtatttgttactCTTTCCCTGTAATGTAAAAGGATTATGTCAAAGTAAAACCTGttaaatacatgcatgcataatTAAACTATATAACTTCAGACAAACTGGTAAATTTTGTTCAGTCCCTTGACACGGCTAAAAGCAGTTCTGCAGAGCCTGTGTTTGAAGGGGCTTtgcattaaatgtaataaatgctatatcttcttttttttaagcattcagACAGTGAAGCCGAAGACAACCTTGATGATTTAGAGAAGCACCTGAGGGAGAAAGCGCTGCGATCCATGCGGAAGGCTCAGACGTCTCCATCGCCATCCCCATCACCGTCATGAAGGCCCTGGATGTTCCAGTGTATAttgagtttgttttgttaacatgGTTGATCCTTTCGAATGTACTATTTGATGTTCACTCACAGAATTTTAAGTTCTTGTCATGTTAATCTGATGAGACCAGAAAAAGTCAGCGGAAAGGAAACTGTCTTCCATAGGAGGAGGTTAACGTGTTTTTAGAAAACAATAactttaaaaccaggaatgcattACGTTATTATTTTTTAGATGATGTCTTGAGAGAAACCATCCATCCATACATAAATGCACACACCACTTCTCAATTACAGATATTTACTCCAAAACCAGATAGTTACAGGTAATTTACTGCAAATGTGTTGAGGCGGTTTCGTTTGCAACTTGGGTTGTATCTGGTACTCGGAACAGTCAGTGTTGACACTTCTTAAACAAACTCTCCCATTTGTAAGACCTCCTTATGATACCTGCTCACAGATCTGAATTGCAGTTAAAGACTCTACAGAAGGAATTTGAAGAGCACAAGCAAAATTAGTTTTGTATCCCATATACACAGTTAATAGCAGTGCAGTCTTGTCAGTGCACTGGATTGTGTGTAGATACAGAAATTCAGAAAGATcacgtgtgtttgtttgtttggtgctcCTTATTCCTAAATAGTTGACCCCTGAAGCAGATTAATCTGCTCCAGTAATTAAACTTTAAGGTATCTGCCCCTTTCTGTTTGTTACTATTGACACATGGTAGGCAAAGTAATGCTGGTGCAGTTTATACTTATTGCGAAACACATTGGCTGAGAACACTGGacctttttgtttaatgtttatgcTGGCATTTTTATATAAGGCTTTAATTGGGAGAGGAATATTGTTCCTTGGGAACAGTTTACtttgtatgtttttgcttttgtaaaaacaTCAATTGATTAATGCCAGTTAAGTCTAGTTACTGCGGTTGTTCCaacatcaacattttattttcagtgctgTTGCCTGTGGGAGTTTAATAGACCTGTAATTGAATACAATGCTCTTGTCATCTTTCAAactttaaaggatttttttttttttataaacattgtgGTTTGAATGGAAATtaaatttctaaattaaatagaATGGGTCTTTCTTGCTTTCCCCTGTGTTTTGATTTTTGCCtgtcttgctttattttaattgaaagtgtAAAATGTTAAGCTATTCTGCATTCCAGCTGTTTGTTGTATGTGATGCTAAATGGACTGTTCATCATTATAACCACATTAATTCAGAGTTGATAGACTAAATGGAGAGTTAACCTCTTTTCTGCTGGTTTGTAAGAGGAGCAAGCGCATTGAATTGTAATAAGGAACCTTATATTCAATTTTGAGATGATtgtaggacccccccccccccccacaactcCACCTTATCAGCAAAATTTTAAGGCTGTGTACGCTAGCCAGGAATAAGGTATAGTAGTtataaaccttcaaaggtttgtcAGGCAGCATTTGTGCATCCCCACCCCCCCAGACCATGAATACTATAAATCGCAATAAATGTCACTTGCATGAAAAATGTGATCCATTgattaatataatacatattactAAAACAAACGTGTTAAAATCCATAGCATCTCTCCCCACTCCAACTCCTGTTATCCAGAGGCAGACCTTTTAATTTCTGGACTCGACGGCAAAGCGTTGTGTAGTGTAAGCTGtgttgaaagaaatgtctcaaacccTCTGCTGCTTGGGATTGTATTTCTTAAAGGACCAAAAGCAAAGCTGAATGCAAACTGCAAGCAACCAGTCTCTGGGGTCACTTCACAAGCCTAAGttcctatttttgtttttggtagtaaaatgtgactgactgataacctgcttggaatggtgtgtgttaaataaagctttgttttgcctaaatcCACTGCAGTGCAggattactgtatacagtatctcAAGCAGcataaatgtgtatatttaaattataaaaaaaaaacatcattgctcttctatataatgtatttttaaactacatgtgaaatgttttattccattaatcTGGCTTGCCTGTAAAACAATAGTATTTTTAATccaatataaactagtagctatggcgatgtcaccagtaaattatgcaaatttgtACCATCaaaccttcctttggtaatgtgttaCGAAcattcgaaggtcaaaatgtaccctttgttgcagccctacaAAGTTGTGTCTGAATGAAAAGGAAGATTTAAACAGTGTAAAGtgatttttagttttgcttttaagGTAGTTTTAGCACTACATCTATATTCTGACAATTGTCTACCCTTAATTGGCATTTTATTACACAGTTGCTTTTGGCTCCATTTCTATTTCAGTTCAGTTAAACAGCTCTGAAAGCAGTATTATGTAGTAGCGTTTCGCCATGAAcacctttttttataataatttaatttaaatatttatggtgcgctgatgtggtaaacttactttctaatcacccagTCCCAGGTTATACAGTGGTGTAgctagtgcttttttttttttcttcccctacaTTCTGCTGTGTTGTGCACCTTTTAATGGAGAAATGAAGGAGTTCTGTGCCTGGCAATGTGCTGACTTAACAACAACGTAGCACAGAAGAATGGAACTTGATCCATCACATTGAAACACTAGCTGTTGTGTTCACTGACCCAGATTAGCATTAGTCTTGGACTACcgtacctaaggtaacattaggcaGTGCAAGATTAGCTCTAATCGGGGTCTGGAACAGTGAGTAGGTGTGCAACACTACCTGAATTCTTGGTCTGGTTTACAGTTCCTGTGTGTTCTCTGATAATGAAGAAGCACCGATGCTGTTAGAAATCTTGTTCTGAAGAGATGTTCTGGAGCTTCTCCAGCTGTCTGGAATGACATCAGTTGGAATGAGTGAGTGTCCTCTGTGTATGTGAGCTGTCTGTGTGCTGAATAGAATTGCTGCCCTGTTGGAACATCTCAGTTTGCTGACAAAACAAGCCAAAGTCTTGCAAGAAAAAGAAATCAATTTCCGAAAACGATTTCCACATTAGGCTATTATGCTTCCTTAAaagcgatttatttatttattttaaatatatttacagtgtgttttttatataaatgtttagaCGTTTTAACACTGCATTATACATACTGCACTTGTATGTATTTCGGTCACAATGCAACTGGCAAATGTTTCCGATACACTAGACTGCTTTTAAGAGCTTATTTAAAAGCTTCCTGTTGCTTTtccacttgtttttgtttgttttttaggtgGCTGAACACATTTAATGCGTTTCAGAGCAACTTCCTCTGGAATCTTTTAATGACAGATAAGACAATGGGCCCAATGtacaaagaaaatgcaattaaTCAGCAAGAAAACAAAGTGAGATGGAAAAGATCAACATCATTTCCATTTTGTGTCAGTTAGGTAATTCCACAATCGTTCCTGAAAGTGCTCATTAGAAAAAGGCAGGAATTCAGTCATTTGTTTTCCTAACTTATGCCTCCTAAGTTTTCTTCTTGCATTCATGTATTATTTAGCACCTGCTTGTGTGCCTtagtattaaacatttttacttcTCACAAGTGGTTCAGGAATTAACTGGTGTCTTTAAACTGCCCTGTCAGTCAATATTACAAGCATTTAACACCCCTACCCTCTTTAGATGAAGTGTGTCGAGCTATCTTCTGCACATGCAAGCAGAGAGGTCTGTAGCCGAATGTCAGGGAGCCAGGAGACTCCCGCTTTCAATGTCACTTACTCAGAATGCTAGGCTCGATGGAATAAAGTGTGCGTCTCCAGCTGCTCCTTAACAAATAGCTCTTAAACAAACACCATCACCATCTGTGACTACTTaatggtttgctttttttgtttttgtttttcccagcTATTTGACCATTCCTGGTTTCAATGCTGGAACATTCTGTACACTGCAGTTACCAATACAAGCCCAAATAAACCATAGAGTTCTTTAGAATTGGTCTTTTTGTAAGATGTCCGGAATGCTATAATGGTTTTCATGCATATTCATCTTTAGCGGTGTGACTTATTTACAATAAAGGGTATACAGATTACTTCCTCTTGATCTAATAATACACAATAAGCAAATCCGCAGATGTTATCTGAGCAGCACATCCCCCacaacaatatgtttattttgtaataagcTACACCTTTGATGCATGAGCTCAGGCACTCTATAAAACACATGTATCAATGTGTATATGTCAAAGCTTTCacaacagtaaaagcatggtaaagactgAAGAGATATTTACAGTGTTGCAGTTGCAGCCTTGTGACACTGGCTTTTCAGGTGTTGGCTCTGCCTGCTCCAATATACTATTTTAACTCAAAGTAAGTTAACAGGTTGTTTCAATGTTTAACAAGACctcaatatatcaatatatttcaatacagtacagagaatttaaataaataaataaataaataacagtacacaTTCAAATACTGAAATATATACTCTTTTTTTCAtctacattaatttattttaatacattaactCATCACATATTAATTCAAGTACATTTCATGGCAGAATGTTTGACACTTGTTTCACCACTTGGTTCCACTACACCAATGGCTTGAATTATTATGTATCTAATATTATATAAAGCACGATACCACACCCCATATGGCCTGTGCAATGTGGGCTattgatacatttttataaaccTTATAGTTATATCACAAATTGATAGTGAGTTACGTCAAAAGATGGAAGCCTTTCACCTTGATTCTATCAATTAGAAATGGTGGTTATTCTGTACTATTCTCTTTCCCCTGTGGCTACATGAAATCAGCCGCTTTAGTTCATATGGGAAAGCACACGCTTCTCTGTCTCAGTTCATTATTGAAACGCCTGCAGGGGAAAAACAACGAATAAGTTGTTGACTGAATGTGGTTGCTAGGTTGGAAGATCAGTAAGACCCCTGGGCTTTCATTAGGCTTTTCTATTGAGAGCTGGCTGCAGCTTCCTGCTCCCTATGTTTTATTGCACCTGTGTTTTGCAGAGCAGGTGGAGAAGGGGAGATCAATACAATCATCACAAAGTGCCTCAATCAGCAGGCTGCAAAAAAAGCAGAGGGATGGAGTAAGGGttggtttaaataaacacattttatatatatatatatatatatatatatatatatagtatacagtaacATTTTTGACAGCGCCattttatcacttaaaaacaaCCAAGTATGCCTCTTGTGACATCTTACATCACATAGTCAATTTGTGGTTGAAAGATGGTGCTCCATATTTTTTCCACAATTTCTCCCTGATGACATATCTGATGCAGCCAAAATGACAGAAACAAATGCtgttaagaaaaatatatttatttggaaTGACTATACAGTATTTCAACCTGTTTGGTATTATACAATGTGCAGTCCATCACCATTCATCCTCATCGCTGCATCTAGtgaatatattgtgtatattgtaCTACTGCTGTAGTGAAGTGGTTTTTCTACTTGATTTCACACTGGTACTTGATAATAAGATCTCTTGTCTGAAGTAGACCCAGGTTATTAAAGAGGTGGAAAGCAATTGCTAGCAGGGTATCCCTGACCATAGATCATCATTTGTGTATTCAGATTTAATAACAATTTCCCTTTGTTTAGGATGCAGACAGCTGGCAGCAGCAATCACAAGGAAATGTGTCATTAACATGCCGACATATTCAATAGCCATTGAAGTCATGTGGTCATAGAAAGTCCTGCCCCCTTGCTCATCACTAAAGAATGTGTAACTGTTACAGTACTGGTGTCCTGTTCTTGAATCCAAATAAAGCTTGCTGGAGCCCGGCAGCACCCGTGCCATGATCAGCAACACAATGACCCATTACACCTTGATGCCCGAGAACATTTGAAACAGCCACACAATTACAGGCAAAACTAAAAATAGACCACTGTTTCAAGGATTTTTTTGCATCAGTAGAATGTTGTTAATTAAATTCTGGCATATTGTGTGCTAACATTTTAttacgctgtgtgtgtgtgtgtgtgtgtgtgtgtgtgtgtgtgtgtgtgtgtgtgtgtgtgtgtgtatatatatatatatatatatatatatatatatatatatatatatatatatatatatatatatatatatatatattgtagttgtGACAAGCATCAAATACAGTTGCATTATCAGCCCTACATTATAGGCATGCTTTAAAAACCAATGGTTATCGACCATTTATGGATCCTTGATCAATCCTTTGTTTTTCAATGTAGAAACTTTTCATATTGTCTAAATAAATCCTTTAAAGTCTTCCTATGTATCATTATCATTAGTCTTTATCGGAGTGTTAAATTGGTTACTTCTTCTGTGTTTTCAAAGACAGCTCTGCCGCCGTGGGGCCCTTGAAACGTGGtgtaaatattgaaaacagttttGTTCCCCCCCCTCTCCCTAGGTGCCAGCTTTGTACACTGGcacagactttttaaaagtacCATGTGGTTAATACAGGATGCAATCCGGGAGTACTGTTAGCAGCCTGGCAGAGCTGCATAAAACAGCTCTGAAAAGCTTATCTAACTGTGAGGTGCGACCTCTATATGATGCTCCGGagtctaaaataaaaaagcccCTATGACGTGGCAACCGGCAGACATTCAGTAATGTATTTCTAGCAGTCTCTCGCTACTGCTGTTTGCAAAACCAACGCTGAATAAATTATTGGTCCAgacttgtacatttttttggcTGGTGACCAAAGAGAGGCCGTTTGATTCTctggactctttttttttttttttacactaactGACTTAGGCCCGCCTTCTTTTTTTGTCTCCTCGGAGAGCATGACATCATAGCTTTAAATAATTCCcgttgcttttttttctccttgctACTGTGGAGTTGTCCGCCTTTAGTAAGAGGTGTTGTACTAGACAGAGAAAGAGGGTTTGTGTTTCAGCCTTTGCTGAAAATCCCCACCCATCTCTCATTGCACTGTGTAAGAAGCAAAGTATCACACTGTACAGCACCGGAGTTCAATAGCCTCTTGGTAATACTTTATATACAGTGAATTATCTACTGAAAAGGGCGGCTGAAAAGCATTTGGAGAGTCGTTCGTtgtgtgtgggaaaaaaaaaaaaactaggaaggttttacaggattttattttgtgtgttgacTGTTTGAAGACAGTTACTTCAGCATGTCGCTTTCTGTACCTCACAACGGTGTAAAGGGAGACAATGAACCCGTGATTGAACTTTTTGTAAAGGTAAGAATACTTTTTTACTAAATTAATTGATCAGTTTGTGCACTCACgcacgtttgtgtgtgtgtgtgtgtgtgtgtgtgtgtgtgtgtgtgtattgtgtattctAGGGGTTTGCCTTACAAAATGTCAtgggaaaaaaacagaaacaaaaaaaaaaaaaaaaaacaaaaaaaacattcaaccaGATGTGAACACAATAGTGTTTTGTTACAGATCGAAAGGTCTGACGAAAGGGTATACTGTGAAAAACAATTGTTGCAAAGTTCtggtttttatataaataaataatacatttttaaaaatagggAGTGTTTTCTTGGTTTGACTTGTGAGGCGAATGGTGTGTTTTCATTACTTTGTGCCATTTAACCACTGAAATGGTACACGATCGtgcttttttaaaagaataattacCGTTAGCTTGGAATAACAGAGGGCAGTAAACTATGCGGTCTtggtttgaaatttaaaaaagaagataAACTGTTGGAGTGGTCTCGTTGAATTTGAAAAAGATATTGGCAGAGAGATAAATATTCCGTTACCCGAAACACCCCGTATAGCATCGTGTGGGCTCGGGAGTAGCACAGCACGGGAGGATACGATACCATATCCACTTTTTTTACAGACAGAAGgcgaataaaaaattaaaaaaaaaaaagaaaaaaaaaatcttcgtTTCATGTTAAATGTTGTGTACAAAAAAACTGCATCCCATTGAATTGCACTGCACGTTCTCCAAAATACCGCATTGTACTACAGTCAAATGCGCTTTTACCTCTGGATATTATCTTTACAATAGGTCATTTAGTTTCAAGGCttataatatagttttttttaaaccaacactAGGCATTGCCCCTCTGTTAGCAGATACTGTAACAGCGTGCGA
The genomic region above belongs to Polyodon spathula isolate WHYD16114869_AA chromosome 32, ASM1765450v1, whole genome shotgun sequence and contains:
- the srrm1 gene encoding serine/arginine repetitive matrix protein 1 isoform X2 produces the protein MDAGFFRGTSAEQDNRFSNKQKKLLKQLKFAECLEKKVDMTKVNLEVIKPWITQRVTEILGFEDDVVIEFIFNQLEEKNPDSKMMQINLTGFLNGKNAREFMGELWPLLLSAQENIAGIPSAFLEQKKEEIKQRQIEQEKIATLKKQDEEKEKKDKEDKENREKDKSKSPKRKKSRSTSPRRRSPVRRDRKRSHSRSPRRRAKSPSVTPPSPPKNTEPLLPEPDQSVTVTNDLLIQEASSTSDLLKEVKPDSVLETKEASPDGPPKEEKAKPKEKEKDRRERNRHRSRSRSKSRSRSRSHSRSRRRPRSRSRSYSPRRRPSPRRRPSPRRRSPPRRLPPPPRHRRSRSPVRRRRSPSPTSGSSSSSSSSRSRSPPKKPVKRISTSPPRKPRRSSPSASPPRRRHRSPPPPSPPPKGRRSSSPQQSSRARKGRGSPSPSRASAPKRKAGLKDESPVPKPRRSEQSESEDDKGGKGATADSVQQRRQYRRQNQQSSSDTGSSSSSEDERPKKSAARNGDIKKRRPRSTSRSLSPSRRRQRDMSPRVPLGKRWQSPVAKRRRRTPSPPGRRRPPSPPRRRRSPSPPPRRRSPSPPPRRRSPSPPRRFSPPIQRRYSPSPPPKRRGSPSPPPKRRASPSPVPKRRTSRSPPPKRRGSPPLKRHSPSPLRHRRSPPAGRANRDTRSPPLQSKCLSPSPAPRGRTLRGSVSPPPRRGTSGTPPPPPPPPPQPQRRQQSPSPSTRPIRRVSRTPEPKKTKKASPSPQPVRRVSSRSVSGSPEPAPKKHSAAPASRSPSRSASRSPPPPVKKAKSVSPSPSPAKNSDQEAGGKKKKKKKDKKHKKDKKHKKHKKHKKEKAAAAATTAADAETTVPEPEAEGDSDPKKHSDSEAEDNLDDLEKHLREKALRSMRKAQTSPSPSPSPS